The Ranitomeya imitator isolate aRanImi1 chromosome 8, aRanImi1.pri, whole genome shotgun sequence genome window below encodes:
- the LOC138647543 gene encoding mucin-22-like, protein MPPMQVSIHRRSHTGGVSITRSHTGGVSVTRSHTGGVSVTLSHTGGVSVTLSHTGGVSVTRSHTGGVSVTRSHTGGVSVTRSHTGGVSVTLSHNGGVSITRSHTGGVSVTLSHTGGVSVTLSHTGGVSVTRSHTGGVSVTLSHTGGVSVTRSHTGGVSVTRSHTGGVSVTRSHTGGVSVTRSHTGGVSVTRSHTGGVSVTRSHTGGVSVTRSHTGGVSVTLSHTGGVSVTLSHTGGVSVTLSHTGGVSVTLSHTGGVSVTRSHTGGVSVTLSHTGGVSVTLSHTGGVSVTLSHTGGVSVALSHTGGVSVTRSHTGGVSVTRSHTGGVSVTRSHTGGVSVTLSHTGGVSVALSHTGGVSVTRSHTGGVSVTRSHTGGVSVTRSHTGGVSVTRSHTGGMSVTLSHTRGVSVTLSHTGGVSVTRSHTGGVSVTLSHTGGVSVTLSHTGGVHTGGVSVTLSHTGGVSVTLSHTGGVSVTLSHTGGVSVTLSHTGGVSVTLSHTGGVSVTRSHTGGVSVTRSHTGGVSVTLSHTGGVSVTLSHTGGVSVTRSHTGGVSSNVAQISGMSHAPGPAGRRRCGVSRHVTALQAPPIHRSALSPRGSWQSAESSIAARPKQRSAATSGRERRTAGGSMRGNRAQEGSGAGEGAQEALETAMGAEESGANTGGIRGCTEG, encoded by the exons gagccacactgggggcgtgtccaTCACCCGaagccacactgggggcgtgtctgtcaccaggagccacactgggggcgtgtctgtcaccctgagccacactgggggcgtgtctgtcaccctgagccacactgggggcgtgtctgtcaccaggagccacactgggggcgtgtctgtcaccaGGAGCCACACTGGGGGTGTGTCTGTCACCcggagccacactgggggcgtgtccgtCACCCTGAGCCACAATGGGGGCGTGTCCATCACCCGGAGCCACACTGGGGGTGTGTCTGTCACCctgagccacactgggggcgtgtccgtCACCctgagccacactgggggcgtgtctgtcacccggagccacactgggggcgtgtccgtCACCctgagccacactgggggcgtgtccgtcaccaggagccacactgggggcgtgtctgtcacccggagccacactgggggcgtgtccgtCACCcggagccacactgggggcgtgtccgtcaccaggagccacactgggggcgtgtccgtCACCcggagccacactgggggcgtgtccgtCACCcggagccacactgggggcgtgtctgtcacccGGAGCCACACTGGAGGCGTGTCTGTCACCCTGAgtcacactgggggcgtgtctgtcaccctgagtcacactgggggcgtgtctgtcaccctgagccacactgggggcgtgtccgtCACCctgagccacactgggggcgtgtctgtcacccggagccacactgggggcgtgtctgtcaccctgagccacactgggggcgtgtctgtcaccctgagccacactgggggcgtgtctgtcaccctgagccacactgggggcgtgtccgtCGCCctgagccacactgggggcgtgtccgtcaccaggagccacactgggggcgtgtctgtcacccggagccacactgggggcgtgtccgtCACCcggagccacactgggggcgtgtctgtcaccctgagccacactgggggcgtgtccgtCGCCctgagccacactgggggcgtgtccgtcaccaggagccacactgggggcgtgtctgtcacccggagccacactgggggcgtgtccgtCACCcggagccacactgggggcgtgtctgtcacccGGAGCCACACTGGGGGCATGTCTGTCACCCTGAGCCACACTAGGGGCGTGTCTGTCACCCTGAgtcacactgggggcgtgtctgtcacccGGAGCCACACTGGAGGCGTGTCTGTCACCctgagccacactgggggcgtgtctgtcaccctgagtcacactgggggcgt CCACACTGGAGGCGTGTCTGTCACCCTGAgtcacactgggggcgtgtctgtcaccctgagtcacactgggggcgtgtccgtCACCctgagccacactgggggcgtgtccgtCACCCTGAgtcacactgggggcgtgtctgtcaccctgagccacactgggggcgtgtccgtCACCcggagccacactgggggcgtgtccgtCACCcggagccacactgggggcgtgtctgtcaccctgagccacactgggggcgtgtccgtCACCctgagccacactgggggcgtgtctgtcacccggagccacactgggggcgt ATCCAGTAATGTCGCACAGATCAGCGGAATGTCGCACGCTCCGGGTCCGGCCGGCCGGCGGCGCTGCGGAGTCTCACGTCACGTGACTGCTCTCCAGGCTCCGCCCATCCATCGCTCGGCGCTCAGCCCGCGGGGATCCTGGCAGAGCGCGGAGTCATCGATCGCGGCCAGACCAAAACAGAGGAGCGCAGCTACCAGCGGGCGAGAGCGGCGGACTGCGGGCGGCTCCATGAGAGGTAACCGGGCACAGGAGGGAAGCGGGGCGGGAGAGGGGGCACAGGAGGCACTGGAGACGGCGATGGGAGCAGAGGAAAGCGGGGCGAATACAGGCGGTATAAGAGGGTGCACAGAGGGCTGA